Proteins co-encoded in one Jeotgalibacillus malaysiensis genomic window:
- a CDS encoding stage V sporulation protein E, with the protein MIVCLFSAVIWRGVLIAMHAPDSFSKLLAGGITISLGLQAFMNISVVIGLIPVTGITLPFFSYGGSSLMVVLSMSGILLNISRYTGR; encoded by the coding sequence ATGATCGTCTGCCTGTTTTCAGCTGTCATCTGGAGAGGTGTTTTAATCGCCATGCATGCGCCTGACAGCTTCAGTAAACTGCTCGCCGGAGGTATTACGATTTCACTTGGACTGCAGGCTTTTATGAATATATCAGTTGTAATCGGTCTGATTCCTGTAACAGGGATTACGCTGCCATTTTTCAGCTACGGCGGGTCATCTCTGATGGTCGTTCTCAGTATGAGCGGAATATTATTGAATATCAGCAGGTATACAGGCAGATAG
- a CDS encoding UDP-N-acetylmuramoyl-L-alanyl-D-glutamate-2,6-diaminopimelate ligase — protein sequence MRLSDLTGCLPFYEIKGPESDPEILKICHHHRDVEPGSLFAAIKGEKSDGRFYIEKAIENGASAILSDTEYHLSVPVVIVKHPRHALAYIANHFYDYPSFDLNVIGVTGTNGKTTVTHMIQGILEASNVKTGIIGTLYMKQGNQVKKAENTTPDSLLLQQTLAEFRSCGVKAAILEASSHGLAQGRMYGCDVDVAVFTNLTQDHLDYHETMEHYKWSKTLLFSQLGHHHAKHAPKFAVLNQDDPFTEEIKAATSAHIITYGLTAESDLYAENIIHSKETTTFTLCTPLGKAKVQLKLAGLFNIYNALAAAAAAFVKRIPLDTIIKGLEGITGVPGRFEIVRHSGPFTVIVDYAHTPDSLKNILTAARKMNPNRLITVIGCGGDRDKVKRPAMARIACAYADYAIFTSDNPRTEQPEDILKDMERGVPGEAYKTIVDRSDAIKHAISQAAEEDIIIIAGKGHEKFQLIDHRKIPFDDKSVAESFLNEYQLKDV from the coding sequence ATGAGACTTTCAGATCTGACAGGTTGCCTTCCCTTTTATGAGATAAAAGGCCCTGAATCAGACCCTGAGATTTTAAAGATCTGTCATCATCACCGTGACGTCGAACCGGGATCTCTTTTTGCAGCGATAAAAGGTGAAAAATCAGATGGCAGGTTTTATATTGAAAAAGCGATTGAGAACGGTGCTTCAGCAATCCTGTCTGATACGGAGTACCATCTGAGTGTACCGGTTGTAATCGTCAAGCATCCAAGACATGCGCTTGCTTATATCGCGAACCATTTTTATGATTATCCAAGCTTTGACTTAAATGTCATTGGTGTAACTGGTACGAATGGGAAGACAACGGTTACCCATATGATTCAGGGAATATTAGAGGCGAGCAACGTGAAAACGGGGATTATCGGAACGCTCTATATGAAGCAGGGTAACCAGGTGAAAAAAGCGGAAAACACGACACCGGACAGCCTGCTGCTTCAGCAGACACTTGCTGAGTTCAGGTCTTGTGGAGTAAAAGCTGCCATTCTTGAAGCCTCCTCTCACGGCCTCGCTCAGGGAAGAATGTATGGTTGTGATGTAGATGTTGCAGTTTTTACAAATCTCACGCAGGATCACCTGGATTATCATGAAACAATGGAGCATTACAAATGGTCAAAAACATTGTTATTTTCACAGCTGGGTCATCATCATGCGAAACACGCACCTAAATTTGCAGTATTAAATCAGGATGATCCATTCACTGAGGAAATCAAAGCAGCAACTTCTGCACATATTATTACTTATGGCTTAACAGCAGAGTCGGATCTATACGCAGAAAATATCATTCATTCTAAAGAAACGACTACCTTTACACTTTGTACACCGCTTGGAAAGGCAAAAGTTCAGCTGAAGCTTGCAGGATTATTTAATATTTACAATGCACTCGCAGCCGCTGCTGCAGCCTTTGTAAAAAGAATTCCACTCGATACGATTATAAAAGGACTTGAAGGGATTACGGGTGTGCCGGGGCGTTTTGAAATTGTCCGTCATTCAGGACCATTTACAGTAATTGTCGACTATGCACATACACCGGACAGTCTGAAAAACATTCTTACTGCAGCAAGAAAGATGAATCCGAATAGACTGATTACAGTGATCGGCTGTGGCGGCGATAGAGATAAAGTTAAAAGACCTGCAATGGCAAGGATTGCATGTGCTTATGCTGATTACGCTATATTTACTTCTGATAATCCAAGAACTGAACAACCGGAAGATATTCTGAAGGACATGGAAAGAGGAGTTCCCGGAGAAGCCTATAAAACAATTGTCGACAGAAGTGATGCAATTAAACATGCAATCAGTCAGGCTGCTGAGGAAGATATTATTATTATCGCCGGAAAAGGACATGAAAAGTTTCAGCTGATCGATCATCGTAAAATTCCATTTGATGATAAATCAGTTGCTGAAAGCTTTTTGAATGAGTATCAGCTTAAGGATGTATAA
- a CDS encoding cell division protein FtsZ, which yields MLDFDTNVDSLATIKVIGVGGGGNNAVNRMIEHGVQGVEFIAVNTDAQALNLSKAEIKMQIGGKLTRGLGAGANPEVGKKAAEESREQIEEAIKGADMVFVTAGMGGGTGTGAAPVIAQIARELGSLTVGVVTRPFTFEGRKRATQAAGGISSMKEAVDTLIVIPNDRLLEIVDKSTPMLEAFREADNVLRQGVQGISDLIAVPGLINLDFADVKTIMSNKGSALMGIGIASGENRASEAAKKAISSPLLETSIDGAQGVLMNITGGTNLSLYEVQEAADIVASASDQEVNMIFGSVIDEDLKDEILVTVIATGFSEQLNQAKPARPQMGGQVRQQPQPPKREREREPVREQHHREREEAPQAEQRNQQPVEDTLDIPTFLRNRNRRRG from the coding sequence ATGTTAGATTTCGATACGAATGTTGATTCCCTGGCAACGATAAAAGTCATCGGTGTAGGCGGCGGCGGAAACAATGCTGTTAACCGTATGATCGAGCACGGTGTGCAGGGAGTAGAATTTATAGCAGTAAATACAGACGCACAGGCACTGAATCTTTCAAAAGCTGAAATTAAAATGCAGATCGGCGGTAAACTTACGCGCGGTCTTGGTGCAGGTGCAAATCCTGAAGTAGGTAAAAAAGCAGCTGAAGAAAGCCGCGAACAGATCGAAGAAGCAATTAAAGGCGCAGATATGGTATTCGTCACTGCAGGTATGGGTGGCGGAACCGGAACAGGTGCAGCACCTGTTATTGCACAGATTGCCAGAGAACTTGGTAGTCTTACAGTCGGAGTTGTGACACGTCCATTTACTTTCGAAGGACGTAAGCGTGCAACACAGGCAGCAGGCGGAATCAGCTCAATGAAAGAAGCGGTGGATACACTGATCGTGATTCCAAATGACAGACTTCTTGAAATTGTTGATAAGAGTACACCAATGCTTGAAGCTTTCCGTGAAGCAGATAATGTACTGCGTCAGGGTGTTCAGGGTATCTCGGATTTAATCGCGGTACCTGGTCTGATTAACCTTGACTTTGCAGACGTGAAGACGATCATGTCTAATAAAGGTTCTGCATTAATGGGTATCGGTATTGCTTCAGGTGAAAACCGTGCTTCAGAAGCTGCTAAAAAAGCGATCTCAAGTCCACTCCTTGAAACGTCAATTGACGGGGCACAGGGTGTACTGATGAATATTACAGGCGGAACGAACTTAAGCCTTTATGAAGTTCAGGAAGCTGCCGATATTGTTGCAAGTGCTTCTGATCAGGAAGTAAACATGATTTTCGGATCGGTCATCGATGAGGATTTGAAAGATGAAATTCTGGTTACTGTGATTGCAACTGGATTCAGCGAACAGCTGAATCAGGCAAAGCCTGCACGTCCGCAAATGGGCGGCCAGGTAAGACAGCAACCTCAGCCTCCTAAACGTGAAAGAGAAAGAGAACCAGTTCGCGAGCAGCATCACCGTGAGCGCGAAGAAGCACCACAGGCTGAACAGCGTAATCAGCAGCCTGTAGAAGATACACTTGATATCCCGACATTCCTGCGTAATCGTAACAGACGCAGAGGATAA
- a CDS encoding phospho-N-acetylmuramoyl-pentapeptide-transferase, with amino-acid sequence MSVFAVILAAIFGFGISAAAAPLFIPYLRRLKFGQSIREEGPQSHQKKSGTPTMGGLIILSAMTLATVIVSAIYGVLSVTTLLLLMVTITFGVLGFLDDFIKVAKKRNLGLTSKQKLLGQIVIAIIFYIIFSANDFSSIISIPFTSIELNLGIVYVAFVIFWLVGFSNAVNLTDGLDGLVSGTAVIAFGAFALIAWQQEQLALAIFCMAAVGALLGFLLFNAHPAKVFMGDTGSLALGGAIGTVSLLAKQEVLLLLIGIVFVLETLSVMIQVTSFKTTGKRVFKMSPLHHHFELTGWSEWKVVTVFWTVGLAAGILGVLIGVYG; translated from the coding sequence ATGTCAGTATTCGCTGTAATACTAGCAGCAATATTCGGATTTGGAATTTCTGCAGCGGCAGCACCGCTATTTATTCCTTATTTAAGAAGATTAAAGTTTGGACAGAGTATCAGAGAGGAAGGACCTCAGTCTCATCAGAAGAAATCAGGAACCCCAACAATGGGCGGGCTGATTATATTAAGCGCAATGACGCTTGCCACAGTAATTGTCAGTGCAATTTACGGTGTACTTTCAGTAACTACATTATTATTATTAATGGTTACAATTACATTTGGTGTACTTGGATTTTTAGATGACTTCATTAAAGTCGCTAAAAAGAGAAATCTGGGCCTGACATCAAAGCAGAAACTGCTTGGTCAGATTGTGATTGCCATTATATTTTATATTATTTTCAGCGCAAACGATTTTTCATCCATTATCTCAATTCCTTTTACTTCAATTGAATTAAATCTCGGAATTGTTTATGTAGCATTTGTTATCTTCTGGCTTGTTGGTTTTTCTAATGCAGTCAACTTAACTGACGGGCTTGATGGGCTTGTCTCAGGAACAGCTGTCATTGCATTTGGTGCGTTTGCATTGATCGCCTGGCAGCAGGAACAGCTTGCTCTGGCAATCTTCTGTATGGCTGCAGTTGGAGCACTGCTTGGTTTTCTATTATTCAATGCACATCCTGCAAAAGTATTTATGGGTGATACCGGGTCGCTTGCTCTCGGCGGCGCGATCGGAACAGTTTCACTTCTTGCTAAACAGGAAGTACTATTATTATTGATTGGAATTGTATTTGTATTAGAAACATTATCTGTCATGATACAGGTAACTTCTTTTAAAACTACTGGAAAACGGGTGTTCAAGATGAGTCCGCTTCATCACCACTTTGAGCTGACTGGATGGTCAGAATGGAAAGTGGTAACTGTCTTCTGGACAGTTGGTCTTGCTGCGGGAATCCTGGGCGTTCTGATAGGGGTGTACGGCTAA
- a CDS encoding cell division protein FtsA, which translates to MSNNEYYVSLDIGSSSVKVVIAELVHDSVNIIGVGNVESEGIRKGSIVDIDETVQSIQKAVDQAERMTGLSIHNVIVGIPANHVALQPCHGVVAVSTEDKEIRDEDIARVLDAAQVMPMSPDRELINIVPRQFIVDGLDEIKDPRGMIGVRLELEGTVVTGSKTMLHNILRCVEKAGLEVADIFLQPLAAGTIALSKDEQDLGTAIIDIGGGSTSIAVFEHGHLIAASTVPAGGEHITKDLSIGLRTTTDDAEKIKRKHGHAFYDYASEDEVFSVPIIGSDQHQQFNQLEISDIIEVRMEEMFELVLNELKRLNIHDLPGGFVLTGGSAAMPGVLELGQAVLQNQVRVAVPDYIGVREPQYTTAVGLIKYAYKHAKLQGQADKQPSAFEEQHEYPQKKPRNTETSTKQQKPKQKNEEGRFKKLFGYFFE; encoded by the coding sequence GTGAGCAATAATGAATATTATGTCAGTCTTGACATAGGATCATCATCTGTAAAAGTAGTCATCGCAGAGCTGGTCCATGATTCAGTAAATATTATCGGGGTCGGAAATGTTGAGTCCGAGGGGATCCGCAAAGGTTCTATTGTAGATATTGATGAAACCGTACAATCTATCCAGAAAGCTGTAGATCAGGCTGAACGGATGACGGGTCTTTCAATACATAATGTAATTGTCGGAATACCAGCAAACCATGTAGCCCTGCAGCCATGTCATGGAGTAGTGGCAGTTTCTACAGAAGATAAAGAAATTCGTGATGAGGATATTGCGCGCGTGCTTGATGCGGCGCAGGTAATGCCGATGTCACCTGACAGAGAGTTAATTAACATCGTACCACGTCAGTTCATCGTGGATGGACTTGATGAGATCAAGGATCCTCGCGGCATGATTGGCGTTAGGCTTGAACTTGAAGGTACCGTTGTAACAGGTTCTAAAACAATGCTGCACAATATTTTACGCTGTGTTGAAAAAGCAGGCCTTGAAGTCGCAGATATCTTCCTTCAGCCACTGGCAGCCGGAACGATTGCGCTATCTAAGGATGAACAGGATCTTGGTACTGCAATTATCGATATCGGTGGAGGATCTACAAGTATTGCAGTCTTTGAACATGGTCATTTGATCGCAGCATCTACAGTGCCTGCCGGCGGTGAGCATATTACAAAGGATCTGTCTATTGGACTTAGAACAACAACAGATGATGCTGAAAAGATTAAGCGCAAGCATGGTCACGCGTTTTACGATTATGCATCAGAAGATGAAGTATTCAGCGTACCGATTATCGGTAGTGATCAGCATCAGCAATTTAACCAGCTGGAAATCTCTGATATTATAGAGGTCCGGATGGAAGAAATGTTTGAACTGGTCCTGAATGAATTGAAGAGGCTTAACATCCATGATTTACCCGGCGGATTTGTTCTGACTGGCGGATCAGCTGCGATGCCTGGTGTACTTGAACTTGGACAGGCTGTATTACAAAATCAGGTTCGAGTGGCTGTACCGGATTATATCGGGGTAAGAGAACCTCAATATACAACAGCAGTAGGATTGATTAAATACGCTTACAAGCATGCTAAACTTCAGGGGCAGGCTGACAAACAGCCTTCAGCATTTGAGGAGCAGCATGAATATCCGCAGAAGAAGCCTAGAAACACTGAAACAAGTACTAAGCAGCAAAAGCCAAAGCAGAAAAATGAAGAGGGAAGATTTAAAAAACTGTTTGGATACTTCTTTGAATAG
- a CDS encoding UDP-N-acetylmuramoyl-L-alanyl-D-glutamate synthetase codes for MIDYKGYQNKKVLVVGLAKSGVAASLLLHRLGAFVTVNDWKPLSENKDAQQLLDQGIKVITGSHPVELLDEGFELIVKNPGIPYSNPLIKGAIAKGLPVLTEVELAYQISEADIIGVTGTNGKTTTTTLIHEMITKDQKKSYAAGNIGTVACEVAQIAKPDEAMVIELSSFQLMGIRQFAPSISIITNIYDAHLDYHSSKEEYVEAKAAITKNQTADDYLIVNADQEDLMAAVSHTKAKIVPFSTKRFLQDGISSDGDKIYMNGEAVVAIREIVLPGRHNLENIMAAIGAARLYGVSDDSIRKVLGEFSGVKHRTQFVREWKDIKFYNDSKATNILATQSALDAFTVPTILLCGGLDRGNSFDELSDSMSHVKTAIVFGETAEKMADAAKNAGVTDIIRVKDVNEAVTAAAEVAASGDVVLLSPACASWDQYPTFEVRGDIFIEAVNKLK; via the coding sequence ATGATTGATTACAAAGGATATCAAAATAAAAAGGTGCTTGTTGTCGGACTTGCAAAAAGTGGTGTTGCTGCATCATTACTGCTTCACAGACTTGGCGCGTTTGTAACGGTGAATGACTGGAAGCCGTTATCTGAAAACAAAGATGCTCAGCAGCTGCTTGATCAAGGAATTAAAGTCATTACTGGTAGTCATCCGGTTGAACTGCTTGATGAGGGCTTTGAACTGATTGTAAAAAATCCGGGCATACCTTATTCCAATCCTCTTATCAAGGGAGCAATTGCGAAAGGGCTTCCGGTGCTTACAGAAGTTGAGCTTGCCTATCAGATCAGTGAAGCAGATATTATTGGTGTTACAGGTACAAACGGTAAGACTACAACCACTACACTTATTCATGAAATGATCACTAAAGATCAAAAGAAATCCTATGCTGCAGGTAATATTGGAACTGTTGCATGTGAAGTCGCTCAGATTGCTAAGCCTGATGAAGCAATGGTGATTGAATTATCATCATTTCAGCTGATGGGCATCAGACAGTTTGCGCCTTCTATTTCGATTATTACAAATATCTATGATGCACATCTTGATTACCATTCATCAAAGGAAGAATACGTTGAGGCAAAGGCAGCTATTACAAAAAATCAGACTGCAGACGATTACTTAATCGTTAATGCTGATCAGGAAGATCTGATGGCAGCAGTAAGTCATACAAAAGCCAAAATCGTGCCGTTTTCAACTAAAAGATTTTTGCAGGATGGTATCTCAAGTGATGGAGACAAAATTTATATGAACGGTGAAGCAGTCGTAGCAATCAGAGAGATTGTGCTGCCGGGCAGACATAACCTTGAAAATATCATGGCGGCGATTGGTGCAGCAAGGTTATACGGTGTGTCTGATGATAGTATCAGAAAAGTACTTGGTGAATTTTCAGGTGTGAAGCATCGGACCCAGTTTGTGAGAGAATGGAAAGATATTAAATTCTACAACGATTCCAAAGCAACAAATATTCTCGCGACACAAAGTGCGCTTGACGCATTTACAGTGCCAACGATTCTTCTTTGCGGCGGTCTTGACCGTGGCAACAGCTTTGACGAACTGTCTGATTCCATGTCTCATGTCAAAACAGCTATTGTATTTGGTGAAACTGCAGAGAAAATGGCAGATGCAGCAAAAAATGCAGGGGTTACGGATATCATTCGTGTTAAAGATGTAAACGAAGCAGTAACTGCAGCGGCAGAAGTCGCAGCAAGCGGTGACGTGGTATTGTTATCACCTGCCTGTGCGAGCTGGGATCAGTATCCGACGTTTGAAGTTCGTGGAGACATATTTATTGAAGCCGTGAATAAGCTGAAATAA